The Hippoglossus hippoglossus isolate fHipHip1 chromosome 19, fHipHip1.pri, whole genome shotgun sequence genome has a segment encoding these proteins:
- the nrbf2b gene encoding nuclear receptor-binding factor 2b, with product MTVRAGQRHLSCSGTLRTIDSMEVVDSSLNLAHQQCRKADRLVSAGKYEEAISCHGKAADLLTDAMKTTECEQARLSMELQRDSHIKQQRLIQERWKREARREATKARTGLVQPPSTAALHTQAQPAGQPPCSEGLSASECEGIRDREYDTLLYQLQTRQTGGCQPLTPPCPGSKTTKDDKTRLEEQLTTIKDLRRVVEHVMDENQRLLAENERLRSENTRLSSEAADFVERSELWVLPHAGGAMGTGGGQERKSTGKGKEIAIPQLPPLEMPAQEDLCLDDLPPLELPEDIQNELQELLDRDKL from the exons ATGACAGTCCGCGCGGGACAGAGACACCTTTCATGCAGCGGGACCCTTCGAACAATCGACTCCATGGAGGTCGTGGACAGTTCGCTCAACCTC GCTCATCAGCAGTGCAGGAAGGCAGACCGTTTGGTATCGGCAGGAAAGTATGAAGAGGCTATATCCTGCCATGGAAAAGCAGCAG ATCTTTTAACAGATGCAATGAAGACAACAGAGTGTGAGCAG GCTCGTCTGTCCATGGAGCTTCAGAGGGACAGTCATATCAAACAGCAGCGACTGATCCAAGAGCGCTGGAAGAGAGAAGCTCGCCGTGAGGCAACGAAGGCCCGAACAGGCCTGGTGCAGCCCCCCAGCACCGCTGCCCTTCATACCCAAGCCCAGCCTGCAGGCCAGCCCCCCTGCTCCGAAGGTCTTTCAGCTTCAGAGTGTGAAGGAATCAGGGATAGGGAGTATGACACCTTACTCTACCAGCTTCAGACTCGGCAGACTGGAGGCTGCCAGCCTTTGACTCCACCGTGCCCCGGCTCTAAGACCACTAAAGATGACAAAACTCGCCTGGAAGAACAACTGACCACCATCAAGGACTTGCGGCGTGTGGTCGAACATGTGATGGATGAAAACCAGCGCCTGCTGGCCGAGAACGAGCGGCTGCGATCGGAAAATACCCGGCTGAGCTCCGAGGCAGCGGACTTTGTGGAGCGCTCCGAGCTCTGGGTGCTCCCGCATGCGGGCGGTGCTATGGGAACAGGGGGTGGGCAGGAGAGGAAAAGCACAGGGAAGGGGAAGGAGATTGCAATCCCCCAGCTGCCACCGCTGGAGATGCCTGCTCAGGAAGACCTGTGTCTGGATGACCTGCCTCCACTGGAGCTGCCAGAGGACATCCAGAATGAACTGCAGGAGCTACTGGATAGAGATAAActgtga
- the LOC117752395 gene encoding NHL repeat-containing protein 3-like produces MLMKKRGHACLIASSMGSLVVLMMVLYGTIGSQSGSGSSLRRDYQLLGRPLYKLDLGWPRNPELFTGDVFAVAVDQYAGVVYVAQRGDGVPKVLVFTTDGDFLMSWNTTTLEMPHGIFVADAASSNPTVWITDVGNGPYGHCIKQYSPAGKLLQVLGTRGKPGSSLNPLQFDQPAEIFIHSSGEMYIVDGDGGMNNRLIKLSKDRQVLWMHGEAGQGLAQFYIPHSVTVDNALRVWVADRGNKRIQVFNSITGDWLGTWGSCFTEDAPYSVRLTPDQKYFVVVQLNTNQISLLDAPPVGLIGQCKVVSVIQLADDVKPHLVDLDLKTGALYVAEIGAQQAQKFTPFSLGGRFL; encoded by the exons ATGTTGATGAAGAAGAGAGGCCACGCGTGTCTGATCGCCTCCAGTATGGGCTCGCTGGTCGTGTTGATGATGGTGCTGTACGGGACCATCGGCTCCCAGTCCGGCAGCGGCTCCAGCCTCAGGCGGGACTACCAGCTGCTGGGCAGACCTCTGTACAAGCTGGACCTGGGCTGGCCCCGGAACCCGGAGCTCTTCACCGGGGACGTGTTTGCGGTGGCAGTCGACCAGTATGCTGGTGTTGTGTATGTGGCACAGAGAG GTGATGGTGTGCCCAAGGTGCTGGTGTTCACTACAGATGGAGATTTCCTCATGTCCTGGAACACAACCACACTGGAGATGCCTCATGGGATATTTGTAGCAGATGCAGCCTCATCAAACCCCACTGTGTGGATCACAGATGTGGGGAATGGCCCGTACGGCCACTGCATCAAACAGTACTCACCAGCAGGGAAGCTCCTTCAG GTGCTTGGCACACGAGGGAAGCCAGGTTCTTCGTTGAACCCTCTGCAGTTCGACCAGCCAGCCGAGATCTTCATCCATAGCTCCGGGGAAATGTACATTGTGGACGGTGATGGTGGAATGAACAACCGCCTCATCAAGCTTTCTAAAGATCGGCAGGTGTTGTGGATGCATGGAGAGGCAGGACAAGGCCTGGCTCAGTTCTACATCCCCCACAGCGTGACTGTGGATAACGCCCTGAGGGTGTGGGTGGCCGACAGGGGCAACAAGAGGATCCAGGTCTTTAACTCCATCACAGGAGACTGGCTTGGGACGTGGGGGAGCTGCTTCACGGAGGACGCGCCCTACTCTGTACGTCTGACCCCAGACCAGAAGTACTTTGTTGTTGTCCAGCTCAACACCAATCAGATTTCCCTGCTGGATGCACCACCAGTGGGTTTAATTGGCCAGTGCAAAGTGGTCAGTGTGATCCAGCTGGCTGATGATGTGAAGCCCCACCTGGTCGACCTGGACCTAAAGACTGGAGCTCTGTATGTGGCTGAGATCGGAGCTCAGCAGGCTCAGAAATTCACCCCCTTCAGTCTGGGTGGGAGATTCCTGTAG